The Candidatus Neomarinimicrobiota bacterium DNA window AACCCATATCCGGGTGAATTTTCGGCGCCGGCGTTGCAAGGGAATCATTTTGGGAAATTGGGTTTAATGTACCATCTATTGCTTGTTTGACGGTTCGTAATAGCAAGGCAGAACCTATTTGACTCATTTTTTCTGAAAGAGTGCCAAAATCGTATTCTGGAATAATTTCAACTTTTTCTTGAAGAAGAATATCGCCTGCATCCACTTTTGGTTTTAATAGAAACGTAGTTAATCCGGTTTCAGTATCTCCATTCATCAGAGAATGTTGAATGGGCGCAGCTCCTCTATAAGCCGGTAAAAGTGAACCATGAAGATTGATTGATCCGTCTTTGGGAACTACAAGTAATTCTTTAGGCAAAATCTTAAAGGCAACGACAACAAAAAGATCAGGATTTAATTCGGAAATATCATTAACGAATTGTGAATCTGAAAGAGAGTGCGGCTGAAGTAATGGTAAATCTAAATCTTGTGCACATAATGATACAGGTTGTTCCTGTTTGTATTGTCCCCTACCTTTTCGTTTTGGCGGATCAGTGACAATTGCAAGAGGGCTGATGCCATTTTCAACTAATTTTGAAAGAGACGGAACAGCAAACTGCGGGTTTCCCATGAATATAATTTTCATCGTAATTCCCTGAATCGATTATGAGTTTGAGTAAAGGGTTGCAGTTCTAATGTAATTCTATTGTCCTGCTAAAATGGTTTTTTCTGCCTGTTTTATCTCATTTAATTGCTTCCGATGCTGCATTCGGACAAGTTTACTGACATGATCAATAATTAAATTTCCGTTTAAATGATCTATTTCATGCTGGATGACCCGTGCTAACAATCCATCAAAATAATTTTCGTACGAATCGCCATTAATATCTTGATAACGAAAACGAATCCGCTCTGCGCGATTGAATTCGAGTCTGACATCCGGGACTGATAAACAACCTTCTTCCATAAGATATTCCCCGTCTCGTTCCAGAATTTCACCATTCACAAAAACATGTGGAACATCATCTTCTTCTGTATGTGAAATATCAATAACACAGAGATTCAAATCCAAGCCAACCTGATTCCCGGCCAAACCAATTCCTTCTTTTTCATACATCGTATCGAACATGTCATCTACAATTTTAGGAATACCAGAAAAATCTGTTACTTGATTACATTTTTTCCTAAGGATAGGATTCCCAAGTTTTGTAACGGGGATAACTGCCATTATGTCTGAGTTTCCACTGCCGTTGTATCCTCTTCCGATACTTTTTCACTTAATCCGGCGATAGAAGACCGATTAAAGGTTAGTTCAAGATTCTTATCTACTTTCAAAATCACTTGTTTCCCTTTATTCTTGAAGCGCGCAATAGAACCATGAAGACCGCTAATTGTAACCACTCGATCACCTTTATTGAGCGATTCAAGCATTTCACGCTTTTCTTTTTGCCTCTTCGACTGGGGGCGAATCATTAAAAAATACATGATTAAAATAATTAATAAAAAAGGGAAGAATGCAGCGATTCCGCCGCTACCTTCCTGTCCATTTTGTGCCATTCCGTATAATATGTCCACATTTTACTCCGTTATTTTGAGTGCAGAAATTAGCAGTGTTGGTAAGGTTTCACAATGAAATGTGGATAATCAAAAACTATTGCCTCTTAACCCTTAAAATTGACAAGTTTTTTTTCCACACGTAACAATGCACAAACTCATAATTGCACTACTTAGGATGAGAAAAAGTACATTGGAACGAAATGATGAACAAAGCGATTCATTTTAAAACAAATGTTCCGCAACGATTCGTTAACACATATTTGCAATCCTTTGCACATTGAGTTTTCTGTTTAGTTTTTTATTACTACTGCTAATTTAATTTCAAAAACAGTTCCCTGATTTTTATCAGAATTTACAATCCGAATTGATCCTTTGTGAATATCTTGAATAATGCGTTGCGTTAAAGATAATCCCAAGCCCCATCCGCCGGCTTTGCTGCTGAAACCGGGACGGAATACATTTTTCCAGTCTCGTTTTGGAATTCCCTTACCTGTATCGGTAATGGTGATTACGACATCAGTAAGATCAAAATTAACTTCAATTGAAATACTGCCTTTTGCATTTTCTAAAGAATCTATTCCATTCTTAATCAGGTTTTCAAACGCCCAAGAAAGTAAGGTTACATTACCCCGAATGACAATATCGTTCCCCTGTTTTGGTTTGATATTAATTTCAATACTTTCAGATCTTACGCGCTGATTCAAATAATCAATAACCGTTTTAAGCATTTTCATAATATCAACAGTTTCTTCGGTTGGTTTAGATCCAATTTTACTAAATCGATTACTTACATCTTCAAGTCTTTGAATATCTCGATCCATTTCTGTTATAATTTTCGGATCGCTGGACTCTCTGAGACGATCTACCCAACCCATAAGCGCGGAAACAGGCGTGCCAAGCTGATGTGCCGTTTCGCGGGCCATCCCTACCCAAATGCTTCTTTTTTCGCTGTTACGAATGACAGAAAACCCGATGAACCCCAATAGGATAAAAATGGTGACTGCACCAATTTCCAAAAACGGCAACCACTCTAATCTCTTAATCAAAATAGAATCGCCATAGTGCAGGTAACCTATCGCAATCCGTTCATTTGTTTCGGGATGCATGTAGGTCAATGGAATAGGTTGATTTTGACTATCCATCTCTTCCTGATGTTTCCGTGCATCCTTGACAGATAAGCCATCGGGAAGATTTTTCCAATCCAATGGAGTATGTTTACCATCAGAATAAATAAGGGGGAATTGCACTCGTTTTATTATCTTATCAAAAATGAAGCTTAAATTTTCATCGCTCTCGCTCTCCACTGTACTCGCAATAATTTCAGCATAAAGCTGGACAACTTCCTTATTGTTTGCCCTCAATCGGTCCACCACAGATTGGGAATACAGCAGCAATCCTGAAACAAGAACAATACCTAAAATAAATAGCCCTGCTTTGATATTGACAGAATGTCGGTAGGGTTGCATTAGCGTTTACTTAATTTATTTCTGGTAAATGAAATGATGGATTTGATTCCATTAATTTCTCGCTCGCCGACAATACGAAATACCCATAATAAGATTGGGAAACTCAGAATTCCAATCACTCTCAAAACCAGTTCAGTTTCATTCCAATAATTTCCAGAAATTTTAACGCCCGCTATGATAGCAGCTGTCAATGCCCCTACTTTTCCAATACGCATCCAGCCCCAGTCCATCGGTGCAATTTTCTTGGTTAAAATATATACGGAACTAGTAAAAATAAAATACGAAAGAACGGTTGATGCTACCGCACCGTCAATTCCATAATTTTTGATGAGGATATAATTGAAGATTAGGCAAACTGTTATTCCAGCTACAGCTACTTTTCCAAGCAAATCTGTTCTGTCTTTCAGTGCAATCAACGGAGTAAAAAACGGACGGAAACCGCTAATGAGATAGGCTGCTGCAACCAAAGGTACTATATAAGTGGCTTCTAAATATTCCGCACTGGAAATCCATGCAATAA harbors:
- the def gene encoding peptide deformylase — translated: MAVIPVTKLGNPILRKKCNQVTDFSGIPKIVDDMFDTMYEKEGIGLAGNQVGLDLNLCVIDISHTEEDDVPHVFVNGEILERDGEYLMEEGCLSVPDVRLEFNRAERIRFRYQDINGDSYENYFDGLLARVIQHEIDHLNGNLIIDHVSKLVRMQHRKQLNEIKQAEKTILAGQ
- the yajC gene encoding preprotein translocase subunit YajC, with protein sequence MAQNGQEGSGGIAAFFPFLLIILIMYFLMIRPQSKRQKEKREMLESLNKGDRVVTISGLHGSIARFKNKGKQVILKVDKNLELTFNRSSIAGLSEKVSEEDTTAVETQT
- a CDS encoding methionyl-tRNA formyltransferase — its product is MKIIFMGNPQFAVPSLSKLVENGISPLAIVTDPPKRKGRGQYKQEQPVSLCAQDLDLPLLQPHSLSDSQFVNDISELNPDLFVVVAFKILPKELLVVPKDGSINLHGSLLPAYRGAAPIQHSLMNGDTETGLTTFLLKPKVDAGDILLQEKVEIIPEYDFGTLSEKMSQIGSALLLRTVKQAIDGTLNPISQNDSLATPAPKIHPDMGCIDWNQSAEKISNLIRGLSPIPGAFSKWNGKTIKFFNSSFKQDASGMPGQFLQVEKVVMEIGTGRGRLEIREIQLEGKKRLPVEDFLRGSTLAPGDMFTS
- a CDS encoding HAMP domain-containing histidine kinase is translated as MQPYRHSVNIKAGLFILGIVLVSGLLLYSQSVVDRLRANNKEVVQLYAEIIASTVESESDENLSFIFDKIIKRVQFPLIYSDGKHTPLDWKNLPDGLSVKDARKHQEEMDSQNQPIPLTYMHPETNERIAIGYLHYGDSILIKRLEWLPFLEIGAVTIFILLGFIGFSVIRNSEKRSIWVGMARETAHQLGTPVSALMGWVDRLRESSDPKIITEMDRDIQRLEDVSNRFSKIGSKPTEETVDIMKMLKTVIDYLNQRVRSESIEINIKPKQGNDIVIRGNVTLLSWAFENLIKNGIDSLENAKGSISIEVNFDLTDVVITITDTGKGIPKRDWKNVFRPGFSSKAGGWGLGLSLTQRIIQDIHKGSIRIVNSDKNQGTVFEIKLAVVIKN